In one Mucilaginibacter ginsenosidivorax genomic region, the following are encoded:
- a CDS encoding type III PLP-dependent enzyme domain-containing protein produces MEKLKYEKPYIKKLHAGVMNKFGTRTGIQPVKSIEGVAVKSLVEQYGSPVFVLSEKQIRKNYRSAYRAFSTRYPKVQFAWSYKTNYLNAVCQVFHQEGSWAEVVSGFEYQKALGNGVPGSKIIFNGPGKSNDELQLAIENDSLIHIDHFEELNQLLALSNNLPNKPRVAIRVNMDTGVYPLWDRFGFNYENGEAWTALSKIIDSGKLQLAGLHCHIGTYMLTTAAYGIAATKLCDLAMRCQTQLGHKIAYIDMGGGFPSTNTLKGAYLPGNDTVPSVDDFAEAITSVMLNFGFANDDLPLLILESGRLLIDDAGYLLGTVIANKRLSNSKRAAIVNFGVNILFTSFWYEHQISPAQDFAPHTENMVVYGPLCMNIDVIRESINLPLLNPGDNVVVHKVGAYNMTQWMQFITLRPAVVLVDEQQRTHLIRSNETLEYTEGPELMPEHLKASK; encoded by the coding sequence ATGGAAAAGCTTAAATACGAAAAGCCATATATAAAAAAACTGCACGCCGGCGTAATGAACAAGTTTGGTACACGCACCGGCATACAGCCTGTTAAAAGCATCGAGGGTGTTGCTGTTAAAAGTTTGGTTGAGCAATACGGTTCGCCGGTTTTTGTGTTGTCAGAAAAACAGATCCGTAAAAATTACCGTTCGGCATACCGGGCCTTTAGTACCCGTTACCCCAAGGTACAATTTGCATGGAGCTATAAAACCAATTATTTGAATGCTGTTTGCCAGGTATTTCACCAGGAAGGCAGCTGGGCCGAAGTAGTATCGGGTTTTGAATATCAAAAAGCATTAGGCAACGGCGTGCCGGGCAGTAAAATCATTTTTAACGGGCCAGGCAAATCAAATGACGAACTGCAACTGGCTATTGAAAACGATTCGCTTATCCACATAGATCATTTTGAAGAGCTTAACCAATTGCTTGCATTAAGCAACAACCTGCCCAATAAACCACGCGTTGCCATCCGCGTAAATATGGATACCGGCGTATACCCGCTTTGGGACCGTTTTGGTTTTAATTACGAAAACGGCGAAGCATGGACAGCCTTATCCAAGATCATTGATTCGGGTAAGTTACAATTAGCCGGGTTACATTGCCATATAGGCACCTATATGCTTACAACCGCAGCCTATGGTATTGCGGCAACTAAATTATGTGATTTGGCTATGCGCTGCCAAACGCAATTGGGTCATAAAATAGCATATATTGATATGGGTGGTGGTTTTCCATCAACCAATACTTTAAAAGGCGCCTATTTGCCCGGGAATGATACGGTGCCTTCTGTTGATGATTTTGCCGAGGCTATTACATCGGTAATGCTCAATTTTGGCTTTGCCAATGACGATTTACCTTTACTTATACTGGAAAGCGGCAGGCTATTAATAGACGACGCCGGGTATTTGCTGGGTACCGTAATAGCCAATAAACGCTTAAGTAACAGTAAAAGGGCGGCCATTGTGAATTTTGGTGTAAATATTTTATTTACTTCGTTTTGGTATGAACACCAGATAAGCCCCGCACAGGACTTTGCACCGCATACAGAAAACATGGTGGTTTACGGGCCGCTATGCATGAATATTGATGTAATAAGGGAAAGTATTAACCTGCCCCTGCTTAACCCGGGCGATAACGTGGTAGTACACAAGGTTGGCGCTTACAATATGACGCAGTGGATGCAGTTTATAACACTTAGGCCGGCCGTGGTTTTGGTAGATGAACAGCAGCGTACCCACCTTATCCGCAGCAACGAAACACTTGAATATACAGAAGGGCCCGAGCTTATGCCCGAACATTTAAAAGCCAGCAAGTGA
- a CDS encoding ATP-grasp domain-containing protein: MPNKYSNLCIAVTGLNANDNPGPGMAVIRSLREAFGAGLRVIGLSYESLEPGIYLREHVNKTYQIPYPTEGTGALLERLGYIRQQENLDVIIPNFDSELFNFIKVAPQLKQMGIATLLPSQQQLALRDKVNLKDFGTKNGFYVPADHKIYHADDMKKAADEFNFPIVIKGKFYDAYVVYTMDQALKAFHQLNAAWGVPVIAQQYITGTEINIAALGDGDGNNTSIVAMRKLYITDKGKAWAGVTIKEDKLIELANNFAKTTNWKGGYEMEIMSNAEGHLYILEINPRFPAWIYLTAAAGQNQPEALVKMALGDDVLPYTDYQAGKLFVRYSWDHIADISDFQHISVFGEL; encoded by the coding sequence ATGCCAAACAAGTACAGTAACTTATGTATTGCAGTTACCGGCCTTAACGCCAACGACAACCCAGGGCCGGGTATGGCTGTTATCCGTTCATTAAGGGAGGCTTTTGGAGCTGGATTAAGAGTTATCGGCTTATCCTATGAATCATTGGAGCCTGGGATTTATTTGCGGGAACATGTAAACAAAACCTATCAAATACCTTACCCAACAGAAGGTACCGGTGCGTTATTAGAACGATTGGGGTATATCCGTCAACAGGAAAACCTGGATGTAATCATTCCGAATTTTGATTCGGAACTGTTTAATTTTATCAAGGTAGCACCGCAGTTAAAGCAAATGGGTATAGCCACCTTGCTACCATCGCAACAACAACTGGCCCTGCGCGATAAAGTGAATTTGAAAGATTTTGGAACAAAAAACGGGTTTTATGTTCCTGCTGATCATAAAATATATCATGCCGATGACATGAAAAAAGCGGCAGATGAATTCAACTTCCCGATAGTAATAAAAGGGAAATTTTATGATGCCTATGTGGTATATACTATGGACCAGGCCCTTAAAGCCTTTCATCAGCTTAATGCAGCATGGGGAGTACCGGTAATAGCTCAGCAATACATAACCGGTACCGAAATAAATATAGCCGCGCTGGGCGATGGTGACGGCAACAATACGAGTATAGTAGCGATGCGGAAACTATATATTACCGATAAAGGTAAAGCATGGGCGGGGGTTACCATCAAAGAAGATAAGCTGATTGAACTGGCCAACAATTTTGCTAAAACAACCAACTGGAAAGGTGGCTACGAAATGGAGATCATGAGCAATGCCGAGGGGCATTTATATATATTAGAAATTAACCCGCGGTTTCCGGCATGGATTTACTTAACAGCCGCTGCCGGCCAAAACCAGCCCGAAGCTTTGGTAAAGATGGCTTTGGGCGATGATGTTTTACCATATACCGACTACCAGGCAGGTAAGTTGTTTGTGCGGTATTCATGGGACCATATTGCCGATATCAGCGATTTTCAACACATCTCGGTATTTGGCGAATTATAA
- a CDS encoding PqqD family peptide modification chaperone, which produces MKIKSNIATSENGFIFNPATGDSFSGNAIAALLLLAMKSGKTESEIKQDILNRYNVSERQLDLDWEDWMVQLKEANLLETEG; this is translated from the coding sequence ATGAAAATTAAAAGTAACATAGCTACCAGCGAAAACGGGTTCATTTTTAACCCGGCAACCGGCGATTCTTTCTCCGGAAATGCCATTGCTGCACTGCTGTTATTGGCTATGAAAAGTGGCAAAACAGAAAGTGAAATAAAGCAAGATATCCTGAACAGGTATAACGTAAGTGAGCGCCAGCTGGATCTTGACTGGGAAGATTGGATGGTACAGCTAAAGGAAGCAAACCTGCTTGAAACTGAAGGATAA
- a CDS encoding response regulator: MKTTGSKKKILILDKNSRMLSVIDDIMYYGNFDVHLTYDPNAIYDKAKVIHPDLIILDYLLLDMDCALVCQDFKDDEQLRQVPIIVVTAFKSKKAELESYKCDALFVKPLDMELLASRMEYLMAS; encoded by the coding sequence ATGAAAACTACAGGCAGCAAAAAGAAGATCCTGATTTTAGATAAAAACAGCAGAATGTTATCTGTAATTGATGATATTATGTATTATGGCAATTTTGATGTGCACCTTACTTATGATCCTAATGCCATTTATGATAAAGCAAAGGTGATACATCCCGATCTGATCATTTTAGATTATTTACTGCTGGATATGGATTGCGCATTGGTTTGCCAGGATTTTAAGGACGATGAGCAGTTGAGGCAGGTACCCATCATTGTGGTTACCGCTTTCAAGAGCAAAAAAGCCGAGCTGGAATCATATAAATGCGATGCTTTATTTGTAAAACCATTGGATATGGAATTGCTGGCATCGAGGATGGAATATTTGATGGCATCGTAA
- a CDS encoding LytR/AlgR family response regulator transcription factor translates to MQLKCVAIDDEPLALEIIKKYVSDYPSLKMVNTFEDAISGAEYLKRNPVDVLFVDINMPDITGVDLVRSLDEKPMIIFTTAYKKFAFEGFELEALDYLLKPINSNRFGAAVHKAIDYYQFKHTDHTAEDEHIYVHSEYRVIKIGVRDIEYIESMQDYIKIHLLSAEKPILTLMSLKSMIEKIPASQFIRIHRSFVVAKAQIRSIYNRKVKLRNIELPVGTNYADFIKDWSK, encoded by the coding sequence ATGCAGTTAAAATGTGTAGCCATTGATGATGAGCCGCTGGCGCTGGAGATCATCAAAAAATATGTATCAGATTATCCATCACTGAAGATGGTAAATACTTTTGAAGACGCCATTTCGGGTGCCGAGTACCTGAAAAGGAACCCGGTAGATGTGCTGTTTGTAGACATAAACATGCCCGACATAACCGGGGTTGACCTGGTGCGCTCATTGGACGAAAAGCCGATGATTATATTTACCACGGCTTATAAAAAATTCGCATTTGAAGGTTTTGAACTGGAGGCGTTGGATTACCTGCTTAAACCCATCAACAGCAACCGCTTTGGCGCGGCCGTGCATAAAGCCATTGATTATTACCAATTTAAACATACCGACCACACTGCCGAGGACGAACACATTTATGTGCATTCGGAATACCGGGTGATAAAAATCGGCGTCAGGGATATCGAGTACATTGAGAGTATGCAGGATTATATTAAAATCCATTTGCTTAGTGCCGAAAAGCCGATTCTTACCTTGATGTCGCTAAAAAGTATGATCGAGAAAATACCGGCCAGCCAGTTCATCCGTATTCACAGAAGTTTTGTGGTAGCAAAGGCTCAAATAAGGTCGATATACAACCGCAAGGTAAAGTTGCGCAATATCGAACTCCCGGTAGGTACCAATTACGCCGATTTCATCAAAGACTGGTCTAAATAA
- a CDS encoding sensor histidine kinase: protein MIVSKKATNIFIHAAGWLVFFGFPLLFMNRTQQSSSSTYNVILSPYYWLFCLTYIFMFYFNAWYLVPRFVFHKKYVVYGLIVLLLSGCVYFLQPFDNLLLHNLLKEKQSTAVPIGPQLMPGADSGNADPKNLPFGPLPHEDLRMQDPSLKKPSNQIIFIHQSGNIDMVGLFIFIIVIGLGIAMSTVQKWQLTEQMVIRAEAEKTHAELSFLKAQINPHFLFNTLNNIYALSVTDSEHTSESIMKLSNIMRYVTDEVTEDFVLLQSEIDCINDYIDLQKLRLGKKTKLDFNFYGDMAQKKVPPLVLMTFIENVFKYGVSKHEPSVISINLKVTDDKILFTCENTIFDNRPASSRKGIGITNTRQRLQHIYPGRHRLNISQEAAMFRVELEIDA, encoded by the coding sequence ATGATCGTTTCTAAAAAAGCCACTAATATATTCATTCATGCAGCCGGCTGGCTGGTATTCTTTGGCTTCCCGTTGTTATTCATGAACCGTACACAGCAAAGCAGCAGCAGCACATACAACGTTATCCTATCACCCTATTACTGGTTGTTTTGTCTTACCTATATTTTTATGTTTTACTTTAATGCCTGGTACCTGGTACCAAGGTTTGTATTCCATAAAAAATATGTGGTTTACGGGCTTATTGTATTACTACTATCGGGCTGCGTATACTTTTTGCAGCCGTTTGATAACCTGCTTTTACATAACTTACTCAAAGAGAAACAAAGCACAGCGGTCCCGATAGGTCCGCAACTGATGCCCGGGGCCGATAGCGGTAATGCCGACCCAAAAAATCTGCCGTTCGGGCCGCTGCCGCATGAGGATTTAAGAATGCAGGACCCCAGCCTGAAAAAACCGTCCAACCAAATCATTTTTATTCATCAATCGGGTAATATTGATATGGTAGGCTTGTTCATTTTCATTATTGTAATAGGTTTAGGGATAGCGATGAGTACGGTACAAAAGTGGCAGCTTACCGAGCAAATGGTGATCAGGGCCGAAGCAGAGAAAACCCACGCCGAGCTATCCTTCCTCAAAGCACAAATCAATCCTCATTTTTTGTTCAATACGCTCAATAATATTTATGCTTTATCGGTAACGGATAGTGAACATACCTCAGAAAGCATCATGAAACTATCCAATATTATGCGCTACGTAACAGATGAAGTGACAGAGGATTTTGTGTTGCTGCAAAGTGAAATAGATTGCATTAACGATTATATTGATTTACAAAAGCTGCGCCTGGGGAAAAAAACCAAGTTGGATTTTAACTTTTATGGTGATATGGCACAAAAAAAAGTGCCGCCATTAGTACTGATGACCTTTATTGAAAACGTGTTTAAATACGGCGTAAGCAAACACGAGCCTTCGGTAATCAGCATAAACCTAAAAGTAACCGACGACAAAATATTGTTCACCTGCGAGAATACCATATTTGATAACCGACCTGCAAGCAGCCGCAAAGGCATCGGTATTACCAATACAAGGCAAAGGTTACAGCATATTTACCCGGGCAGGCACAGGCTAAACATTAGCCAGGAAGCCGCAATGTTCAGGGTCGAGCTGGAAATTGACGCTTAA
- a CDS encoding nuclear transport factor 2 family protein — MKKAGLLFVFTLLLAFHSFGQDQKAMLYSKDPQLAKNKKLVYDFWREVLEGGHLDLAAKYLLPTYIQHNPNVPTGRQGFINFFSKFAKPLAIQATVKAPLISIVAEGNLVVLSFKDEHPDPKAKGKKYTTTWFDMLRIENGKIAEHWDSALKE; from the coding sequence ATGAAAAAAGCAGGCTTATTGTTCGTATTTACACTTTTACTGGCTTTTCATTCATTTGGGCAAGACCAAAAGGCTATGTTATACAGCAAGGACCCTCAACTTGCCAAAAACAAAAAACTGGTTTATGATTTTTGGCGCGAGGTTCTTGAAGGCGGGCATCTTGACCTTGCCGCAAAATACCTGCTGCCAACCTACATTCAGCATAACCCCAATGTGCCCACCGGGCGGCAAGGCTTCATTAATTTCTTTTCCAAATTTGCCAAACCTTTAGCTATACAGGCCACTGTAAAAGCTCCGCTGATTTCGATAGTTGCCGAAGGTAACCTGGTGGTGCTTAGCTTCAAAGATGAACACCCCGATCCTAAAGCGAAAGGCAAAAAATATACCACCACCTGGTTTGATATGCTGCGTATAGAAAATGGCAAAATAGCCGAGCATTGGGATAGCGCGCTAAAAGAGTAG